In Nocardioides luti, the DNA window TTGGCGAGCGGCTGGCCGGCGGCGTCGAGGACCCGCCCGGCGAGACCGGAGGGCGTGAGCGTGACGTCGTCCACCGCGGTGGTGCCGCCGACGGACGGCTGGGTGAAGGTGGTCGCGCTCTCGGCGTTGTCGGTCCCCCCGAGGAAGGTGCGCCGGAAGCCGGCGTCCTCGTTCGCCGCCGACACCGTGAAGGTGCGGTCGCGGTCGACGCGCTCGAAGGTGTAGTTGCCGTCGGCGTCCGTGGTCGTGAAGTCCCAGTCGCTCCAGCAGCCGTCGGGCTGGCAGTAGTCGTACCAGAGCACCACGTCGGCGCCCGCGACGCCGTCACCGGCGTCGTCCACGACCGTGCCGGTCACCTCGCTCACGTCGAGCGTGATGTCGGCGACGTCCACGACGCCGCCCTCCTCGGGCACGGTGTAGACCGTCGCGTCCTGCGCACGGCTGACCTGGCCGGCGAAGACCTCGTCGAAGCCGGCGGAGTACTTCTGCGCGGAGACGACGTGCGGCGTCCCCGGGGCGACGTTGCGGAAGACGTAGTGGCCCGTGGCGTTGGTGGTGGCGTAGTCGTCCTGGAACCAGCAGCCGCCCTCGTCGGGGCAGTAGTCGGAGTAGAGCTCGACCGCGGCGTTCGCGACCGGGTCGCCGGCCTTGTCGAGGACCTGGCCGCGGATCTTGTCGCCGCCGGTCTGGGGCAGCGTGATCGGGTCGAGCGTCAGGACCGGCTGCGCCTCGCTGGGCGAGAAGGTCTGCGCCGCGTCGATGTCGGTCCCGCCGCCGAGGAAGATCCCGGCGCCGTCGTACGGGTCGGCCTGCACGGTGTAGGTGCCGCCCCACGGGAGGCGGAAGGAGTAGTCGCCGTTGTCGTCGAGGTAGCGGTAGCGCACCTGCTCCCAGGTGTCGTCGTCCTGCAGCTGCCAGACCGCGATCTCGGCGTACTGCGCACCGTCACCCTCGGCGTCCACGACGGACCCGCGGATCCGGGACTGGCCCACGCCGGCGTGGATGGCGCCGACGTCGACGCTGGTGTCGCCCGCGGCGACCGGCACCACGGTGGCCCCGGACTCGGACGTGCCGTCGCCCAGGAAGGTCTCCACGCCGCCGTCGTAGTCGTAGACGCTGACCGTGTAGGAGTAGCCCTTCGTCACGGCCGGGAAGCTGAAGTCGAGCGTCTCGTTGTCGACGTACGCCGAGTCGACGTAGTCCAGCGAGCCGTCGGGGTTCTGCAGGTAGAGCGAGGCGTAGTAGTAGCCGTAGTCCACGTCGTCACCGGCAGCCGGCACGTAGGTGCCGTGCAGCTCGGCGCCCGGGCGCAGGTGGATGGCTCCCAGGGCGTACGGGTCGGAGCCGGCGGGGTGGGTGAACCGGGTCGCAGCGGTCGGGTTGGGCACGTCGCCGAGCCACGTGTCGGTGAACCCGAGCTCGTCCTCACCGTCGTTGCTCCACCAGCCGTAGGCGAGCACGGAGTAGTTGCCCTGGTGCTTGACGCTCGGGAAGGTGTAGGTGCCGGTGGCGTCGGTGACCGCGCTGTCGATGCTGTCGTAGTAGCCCCCGGCGTACATCCGGACCAGCCGGACGTCCACACCGGCCAGCGGGTTGCCCGAGCCGTCGAGGACGGTGCCGGTCACCGGCGCGCCGTGGTCGGCCACCAGCGTGGTGTCCTCGAGCGTCACGGTGTCGTCGTCCGCGACCGTCACCGGGGTCCCGGCGCCGCCGCCGTAGTAGACCGTCTCGTAGACGTGCTGCTCGGCCCACTCGGGCGAGGAGAAGCGGATCAGGTAGTCGCCGGCGGGGACGTGCAGCTGGAAGGCGCCGTGGGAGGCGGCGTCCTGGTACTCGTAGGTGAGGTCGGAGGCGACGATCTCGCCGGTGGGGTCCGCGGCGGAGTACGCGTCCACCTGGATGTCGTCGAGGAGGTTGCCCTCGCTGTCGTAGACCAGCCCGCTGATCGTCGAGTTGTAGTCGTCGAGGGTGTTGATCCCCCGGATCGTCGGCGGTGGGTCGGCCTTCTGCCCGGCGCCCGCGCCGGCGGCGACGCGCGGCGCCGCGGTGGCCGAGGTGCTGAACCCCAGGGCGAGCATGGCGGTGACCAGAGCCAGCACCACGGCGCGGACGACAACACGACTGATTGACACCATGACGATCCCCAATTTCGATGGCCGAGACGTTCCCCGGATCGGAATGTAGGGCGCGGACCGGGGTCCGTCCCGGCCTTCGTCACATGCAGGCAACAATGGCCCGAACGGGTCATGCAGGGGGTCGCCCGGGTTAGCCCGGCGGTGCCGGTCCGGGTAGTCCCTGGGGCGCGTTCAGGCCAGCCCGAGCAGGGCGTACGCCGCCAGGGGCACCACCACGGGCGCCGTCGACGCCACGAGCCGCGGGAGCACTCCCGACGCGTTGCGCCACACCAGCCACACGAGTCCCGCACCCAGCAGGGCGGCGACGACGAAGGCGAGGAACGACAGCGACTGCAGGCTGCTGTCGGAGCCGCAGACCAGTCCCTGCGTCGGCGGTGGCTCGAGCAGCGCCCCGGTGCCGTCGCCGGGGTCGAAGCAGTGCCCGAGCTGGAAGACGACGAACGCGTAGCCCGACGCGACCGCCGCCACGGCCGTGGCGGCGGTCAGCCCGAGGGCGAGGAGCACCTTCGTCACGCGGTCACGCCTTCTTCGCGGTGGCCTTCGCTGCAGTCTTCTTGGCGGCAGTCTTCTTGGCCGCCGTCTTCTTCACGGTCGCCTTCTTGACCGTGGCCTTCTTGGCGGCCGCCTTCTTGGCCGGCGCCTTCTTGGCACCCTTCTTCGCGGCCTTCTTGGCCGGCCCGCGGGCGCGGCGGTCGGCGAGGAGCTCGGCCGCCCGCTCGAGGGTCAGGTCCTCGATGCTGTCGTCCTTGCGGAGCGTGGCGTTGTACTCGCCGTCGGTGACGTACTCCCCGAAGCGACCGGCCTTCACGACCACCGGCTGGCCAGACACCGGGTCGTTGCCGAGCTCCTTGAGCGGCGGGGCGGCCGCGGCCCGCCCCCGCTGCTTGGGCTGGGCGTAGATCTTCAGCGCCTCGTCGAGCGTGACCGTGAAGAGCTGGTCCTCGGTCGTGAGGGACCGGGAGTCGGTGCCCTTCTTGAGGTAGGGCCCGTAGCGGCCGTTCTGCGCCGTGATCTCCTGCTGGTCGGGGTCCTCGGGGTCCACGCCGACCACGCGCGGCAGCGACAGCAGCTTCACCGCGTCGTCGAGCGTGATCGTGTCGAGCGACATCGACTTGAACAGCGAACCGGTGCGCGGCTTGTCGTTCTTCTTCGCGTCGTCGGGGAGGTCCTCGGTGACGTAGGGGCCGAAGCGGCCGTTCTTCGCCACGACCCGCAGCCCGGTCTCCGGGTGGGAGCCGAGCTCGATCTCCTCGCCGGCCGGGTTCGCGAACAGCTCGGTGGCCTTCTCGAGGGTCAGCTCGTCGGGCGGCAGGTCGTCGGGCACGTTCGCCCGCTTGCCGATCGGGTTGCCCTCGTCGTCGGGACCCTCGAGGTACGGCCCGTAGCGGCCCACCCGCAGGTGGATCCCGCTGTCGGGCCCGCCGACGGGGAAGGTCGCCAGCTCGCGCGCGTCGATGTCGCCGAGCTCGGTCACGAGCGGGTGCAGGCCCTTGACGGTGTCGGAGCCGTAGTAGAACTCCGCCAGCTCGGTCCCGCGGTCCTTGCGGCCGGCGGCGATCTCGTCGAGGACGTCCTCCATCACGGCGGTGAACTCGTAGGACACCTGGCGGCTGAAGTGCTCCTCGAGGAGCCGGATCACCGAGAACGCCAGCCAGGCCGGCACCAGCGCCGTGCCCTTCTTGTAGACGTAGCCGCGGTCGGTGATGGTCTTGATGATCGAGGCGTACGTCGACGGGCGGCCGATCTCGCGCTCCTCGAGCTCCTTGACCAGCGTGGCCTCGGTGTAGCGCGCCGGCGGCTTGGTCTCGTGGCCGGACGCGGAGACCGACGCGGCCGAGACGGCGTCGCCCTCGACGAGCGCGGGCAGCCGCGCCTCCGAGTCGTCCTTCGAGTCGGAGGCGTCGTCGGTGCCCTCGACGTACGCCTTGAGGAAGCCGTGGAAGGTGATCGTGCGGCCGCTGGAGCTGAAGACGACGTCCTCGCCGCTGCTCGCCGCGCCGCCGAGGCGGATCGTGACGGTGTTGCCGACCGCGTCCTTCATCTGCGAGGCGACGGTGCGCATCCAGATCAGCTCGTAGAGCCGGAACTGGTCGCCGGTGAGACCGGTCTGCGCGGGCGTGCGGAAGGTGTCGCCGGCGGGGCGGATCGCCTCGTGCGCCTCCTGCGCGTTCTTGACCTTGGAGGCGTAGGTCCGCGGGGCGTCGGGGAGGTACTCGGCGCCGTACAGCTCGCGCACCTGGGCGCGGGCGGCCTCGACGGCACCGCCCGACAGCGTCGAGGAGTCGGTGCGCATGTAGGTGATGAAGCCGTTCTCGTACAGCCGCTGCGCGACCGACATCGTGCTCGACGCGGAGAAGCCCAGCTTGCGGCTGGCCTCCTGCTGCATCGTGGTCGTGCGGAAGGGGGCGTACGGCGAGCGGCGGTACGGCTTGGACTCGACCGAGCGGACCTCGAAGGTCGACTCCTGCAGCGCGTCCGAGAGTCCCTGGGCGCGGGTCCGGTCGAGGTGCACGACCTTGCCCTGGGCCGACTCCTTGAGCAGCCCGTCCTGGCCGAAGTCTGAGCCGCGGGCGACGCGGGCGCCGTCGACGGAGTGCACGCGGGCCGGGAACATCCGCTGCTCGTGCTTGGAGCCGGCGTCGAAGGTGCCCTCGAGGTCCCAGTACGACGCGACCTTGAACTTCATCCGGTCGCGCTCGCGGTCGACGACCAAGCGGGTGGCGACCGACTGCACGCGCCCGGCGGAGAGGCCGGACATGACCTTCTTCCACAGGACCGGCGAGACCTCGTAGCCGTAGAGGCGGTCGAGGATGCGGCGCGCCTCCTGGGCCTCGACGAGGTCCATGTCGAGCTCGCGCGGGTTCTCGGCGGCGGCCAGGATCGCCGGCTGGGTGATCTCGTGGAAGACCATCCGGCGCACCGGGATGTTCTTCGGCTTCAGCTCGTCGAGCAGGTGCCACGCGATGGCCTCGCCCTCGCGGTCCTCATCGGTGGCGAGGAAGAGCTCGTCGGCGTCCTTGAGCAGGTTCTTGAGCTTGCGCACCTGCTCGCGCTGGCGGTGCGGCACCACGTAGTGCGGCTCGAAGCCGTTCTCGACGTCGACCGCCAGCCGACCCCACGGCTTGTCCTTGATCTTCGCCGGCGTGTCCGCGGCACTCTGCGGGAGGTCGCGGATGTGACCGACCGAGGACTCGACGACGTACCCCTTGCCGAGGAACCCACCGATCTTCTGGGCCTTCGCCGGGGACTCGACGATCACCAACTTGTGTGCCACTGGGGTTCGTTCTCCTGCCCTTCAGGGAAGCAACCGGGCCCCGAAGAGGGGCCACGGCCGAACACGGTAGCGCGTCGGTCGAGCCTGACCAGCGCCGATGCCGGGCGGTGGTCGCCCGGGAGGGGTCCGGCGCGCCGTCCCGGCTGACCTAGACGTCGTGAGCCTCCAGGAAGCCCTCGACCACCAGCTCCGCCACGACGGGGAGGTACGTCGCCCGGGTCTGCGCCGCGTCGAGGTCCAGCAGCTGGGCCAGCGCGTCGAGGATCTGCCCGACGCTCAGCTCCCCGTCGCAGGCCCCGACCAGGGCGGCCTCGACCGTGTCGGCCCGACGTGCCCGGCGCAGGCCGCGCTGCTGGCGCAGGACCACGGTGTCCGGGTCCTCGGCGCCGGGCTGGCCCACGGTCTCCTGCTGCACGTCCGACCGAACGACGAGGCGGGAGTCCTCGCGCACCTCCACGCCCACCGCGTCACCCCAGGCGTGGATCGCCGGCGCGATCGGCTGCTCGACGTCGTACGGCCACTCGAGGAAGTCGCGGGTGCGGGCGCCCGGCTGGTCGGCGGTCGCGGTCCGGCGCAGGTTGATCCACCCGAAGCCGACCGCCTCGATGCCCTGGTCCTCGAACCACGACAGCCAGGTGTCGTAGCGGACCAGGTAGTCCGGGGCCCCGTGCAGGCCCGCGTCCTTGAGCCAGAGCTCGACGTACGCCGCCGGGTCGATCAGCTCGCGCTGGACGACGAACGCGTCGCAGTCGTCGGCGACCCAGCCGAGCAGCCGCTCGTCCCACGGCCGGTCCCGCGTGATCACCCAGTTGGCCAGCACCTGGCACCAGCCGCCCTCGGTGAGGTGGTCGGGGGCCGCCCGCACGATGTCCTCGACGACCCGGTCGCCGGGCAGGCCCGAGTCGCGGTAGACCAGCCGCTCCCCCGTCGCCGGCGAGATGACGAACGGCGGGTTGGTGGCGATCAGGTCGAACCGCTCGCCACGGACCGGCTCGAAGAAGGAGCCCTCGCGCACGTCGATCGGCGCCGGCGCGTCGTTCAGCACGGCGTTGAAGCGGGTCAGCCGCAGGGCGCGCGTGTTCACGTCGGTCGCGACGACCTCGCGGCTGTGCGTGGCCAGGTGCAGGGCCTGCACCCCGCACCCGGTCCCGAGGTCGAGCGAGCGGCCCACCGGCTCCCGCATCGTCAGCTGCGCCAGCGACGACGAGGCCGAGCTGATGCCGAGCACGTGGTCGGTGCCGACCCGGTTCGGACGGCCGTCCAGGCCCGGGGTCAGGTCGCTGACGACCCACAGGTCGTCCTCGCCGGTGGCGTAGGGGCGGACGTCGAGCCGCGCCGCGACCTCGCCGACGGTCTGCTCGACGAGCCCCTCCGCGGCCATCCGGTCCAGCAGCCCGGGCAGGGCCGCCTCCGCGGCCGTGGCCGCCACCGGGGTCTGCAGCAGGAACAGCCGCACCAGGGTCTCGAGGGGCGAGCCGCCGGCCGTACGGCGCAGCCCCGGCACCGTCTCGTTGCGGGCCAGCGCGTCGTGCGCGAGCGGTCCGAGCACCTCGGCCACCGCGTCGTAGGTGAAGCCGGCCTGCTGGAGCGCGGCCCGCAGCCGCGTGGGGAGCTCGCTCGTGGTCACCCCGCAACGGTAGGGCCCCCGGGCGAGGACCCCGCAACGACACCGGCCCGCCCGGTCTCCGGGGAGACGCGGACGGGCCGGTGCGGCAGCCGGGCGACTAGTGCGTCGGCGGCGGGAACTGCTGCGTCGGCGCCGGGTCGTGCCCGGTCGTCGGCGGGGCGTCGTACGTCGGCGCCTGGGTGGGGGCCTGCTGCGTCGGCGTCCCCGCTGCCGGCGGCGCGGGCGGAGTGCCCGCGTCGTCGCCCAGCGAGACCTCGCGCTGCTTGGAGATGTAGACCGCGCCGGCGATGATCGCGACCGCGACCAGCGCGATCAGGACCCGCAGGCCGTCGTGCTGGTCGTCC includes these proteins:
- the topA gene encoding type I DNA topoisomerase encodes the protein MAHKLVIVESPAKAQKIGGFLGKGYVVESSVGHIRDLPQSAADTPAKIKDKPWGRLAVDVENGFEPHYVVPHRQREQVRKLKNLLKDADELFLATDEDREGEAIAWHLLDELKPKNIPVRRMVFHEITQPAILAAAENPRELDMDLVEAQEARRILDRLYGYEVSPVLWKKVMSGLSAGRVQSVATRLVVDRERDRMKFKVASYWDLEGTFDAGSKHEQRMFPARVHSVDGARVARGSDFGQDGLLKESAQGKVVHLDRTRAQGLSDALQESTFEVRSVESKPYRRSPYAPFRTTTMQQEASRKLGFSASSTMSVAQRLYENGFITYMRTDSSTLSGGAVEAARAQVRELYGAEYLPDAPRTYASKVKNAQEAHEAIRPAGDTFRTPAQTGLTGDQFRLYELIWMRTVASQMKDAVGNTVTIRLGGAASSGEDVVFSSSGRTITFHGFLKAYVEGTDDASDSKDDSEARLPALVEGDAVSAASVSASGHETKPPARYTEATLVKELEEREIGRPSTYASIIKTITDRGYVYKKGTALVPAWLAFSVIRLLEEHFSRQVSYEFTAVMEDVLDEIAAGRKDRGTELAEFYYGSDTVKGLHPLVTELGDIDARELATFPVGGPDSGIHLRVGRYGPYLEGPDDEGNPIGKRANVPDDLPPDELTLEKATELFANPAGEEIELGSHPETGLRVVAKNGRFGPYVTEDLPDDAKKNDKPRTGSLFKSMSLDTITLDDAVKLLSLPRVVGVDPEDPDQQEITAQNGRYGPYLKKGTDSRSLTTEDQLFTVTLDEALKIYAQPKQRGRAAAAPPLKELGNDPVSGQPVVVKAGRFGEYVTDGEYNATLRKDDSIEDLTLERAAELLADRRARGPAKKAAKKGAKKAPAKKAAAKKATVKKATVKKTAAKKTAAKKTAAKATAKKA
- a CDS encoding DUF7059 domain-containing protein, with product MTTSELPTRLRAALQQAGFTYDAVAEVLGPLAHDALARNETVPGLRRTAGGSPLETLVRLFLLQTPVAATAAEAALPGLLDRMAAEGLVEQTVGEVAARLDVRPYATGEDDLWVVSDLTPGLDGRPNRVGTDHVLGISSASSSLAQLTMREPVGRSLDLGTGCGVQALHLATHSREVVATDVNTRALRLTRFNAVLNDAPAPIDVREGSFFEPVRGERFDLIATNPPFVISPATGERLVYRDSGLPGDRVVEDIVRAAPDHLTEGGWCQVLANWVITRDRPWDERLLGWVADDCDAFVVQRELIDPAAYVELWLKDAGLHGAPDYLVRYDTWLSWFEDQGIEAVGFGWINLRRTATADQPGARTRDFLEWPYDVEQPIAPAIHAWGDAVGVEVREDSRLVVRSDVQQETVGQPGAEDPDTVVLRQQRGLRRARRADTVEAALVGACDGELSVGQILDALAQLLDLDAAQTRATYLPVVAELVVEGFLEAHDV